In Liquorilactobacillus nagelii DSM 13675, the following proteins share a genomic window:
- a CDS encoding LacI family DNA-binding transcriptional regulator, producing MITLKDVAKLANVDVSTVSRAINNTSYVHPDTKLRILEAVSQLSYHPNLIEKGLRKGKRKTIGLVVPDMQLTIYNDLACIIEKNAVKNGYQVILCITNNDISNEKAGLQRLRDSFVDGIIIVGTGANNRLLRDIAVGGLPIIQLMRAQDKTLSSVGADYKQAATVATSCLIKQGCKKIGLLNGPKNLFPYERRLVGYQEQIRQAGLQEYICNLPTLKSQYYQFGYESTLSLIQQAKKLDGLLVATDTMGMGAIRQLKKQHYQIPEEIKIISLTGYSIGRYLETTLSSIELPLKQIGISALNLLFKNIAEKQIETEHKIYSVKLILRETC from the coding sequence TTGATTACACTTAAAGATGTTGCCAAATTGGCTAATGTGGATGTCAGTACTGTATCGCGAGCTATTAACAATACTTCGTATGTACATCCGGATACTAAGTTAAGAATTCTCGAAGCTGTTTCGCAATTAAGTTATCATCCAAATTTAATTGAAAAAGGTTTGCGAAAGGGTAAACGAAAAACGATTGGGTTAGTAGTTCCGGATATGCAGTTAACAATTTACAATGATCTTGCTTGTATCATTGAAAAAAATGCTGTTAAGAATGGATATCAAGTTATCTTATGCATCACTAATAATGATATTTCAAATGAAAAAGCTGGACTACAGCGATTACGAGATAGTTTTGTCGATGGAATAATTATTGTTGGCACAGGGGCTAACAATCGATTGTTGAGAGATATTGCAGTTGGTGGTTTACCAATAATTCAATTGATGCGAGCACAAGATAAAACTCTTAGTAGCGTTGGAGCGGATTATAAGCAGGCTGCAACAGTCGCAACTAGTTGTTTAATTAAACAAGGATGTAAAAAAATTGGTCTGTTGAATGGTCCCAAGAATCTTTTCCCTTATGAAAGACGTTTGGTGGGATATCAAGAACAAATTAGGCAAGCAGGATTGCAAGAATATATTTGTAATTTACCTACATTGAAATCTCAATATTATCAATTTGGTTATGAATCAACGCTAAGTTTAATTCAGCAAGCCAAAAAACTTGATGGGTTATTGGTCGCTACCGATACGATGGGAATGGGAGCAATTCGACAACTAAAAAAGCAGCATTATCAAATACCTGAAGAAATTAAAATTATCAGTTTAACGGGATATTCAATTGGTAGGTATTTAGAGACAACACTTAGTTCGATTGAATTGCCCTTAAAACAAATTGGTATTAGTGCTTTAAATTTGCTATTTAAGAATATCGCCGAGAAACAAATAGAAACAGAACATAAAATTTATTCTGTAAAATTGATTTTGAGAGAAACTTGTTAA
- a CDS encoding methyl-accepting chemotaxis protein yields MAKRKSIGKPIASLLILVAVIPIIVMLTSNFLSTKEMLIDRSNRDKAAAVATVDHSQLSLHKSAEKGLTGILEQPAFKGEFNLKQIAAVISAAETENGTIKNAIFATSDNQFVANSKKLPANFKPTSRPWYQGAVTHQDEIFWSAPFVDANSGQYVMSVSKAVRDSKGHLGVLSFNISYNAVQQDLTKLQIGRTGNAMLVSTDGVVVASKNKKLIGKNISKRVIFKKAKLANSIKGNFLPKHDTAIQRVYYRKNLNSSTIGLAQTQKDEIKPELSAIVKISIVVAIVMVILIILMASSITMLVKRIINVFVSSLEKVGLGKFQKISTKSIKNETAVDKFVIRAVIADRNGSEIQRLTAHYNEMINSISELVNGIQQEGNKVSEMSVSLLGLSKQTSKATDEVAQTITGIANVTSSQAEETQKSVAQLQSLSVIVKDMRDNVVSINEKSEESSKFNQSNILVANEVKDNWHHELSKMQQLTQNMSATNANIQNIGKIVNVINGISHQTNLLALNASIEAASAGEAGKGFAVVAAEIRKLSEQSKSSTKEIEELIDKIRTQSQQMVKQTTDSLAGGQKQTDLIVKSIESSQEVSKRSELMITEIRKLTKSSQKIVMIQNKVLENLENISASTEENSAGTEEVSANSEEVLATMEEFTGHIADLNKIADQLQKKLAKQFQIISD; encoded by the coding sequence TTGGCAAAAAGAAAGAGTATTGGCAAACCTATTGCAAGTTTATTAATTTTAGTAGCAGTTATTCCCATTATTGTTATGTTGACGAGCAACTTTTTAAGCACCAAAGAAATGTTAATTGACCGCAGCAATCGTGATAAAGCAGCGGCAGTTGCTACGGTTGATCACAGCCAATTATCTTTACATAAATCTGCTGAAAAGGGTTTGACTGGAATTTTGGAACAACCAGCATTTAAAGGTGAGTTTAACTTAAAACAAATTGCAGCAGTTATTTCTGCTGCTGAGACTGAAAACGGTACTATTAAGAATGCAATTTTTGCTACATCAGATAATCAGTTTGTGGCGAATAGCAAAAAGTTACCAGCAAACTTTAAGCCAACATCACGTCCTTGGTATCAAGGAGCGGTTACCCATCAAGACGAAATTTTTTGGTCAGCTCCGTTTGTTGATGCTAACAGTGGCCAATATGTTATGAGCGTTTCTAAAGCAGTTCGTGATTCTAAAGGACATTTAGGTGTACTATCATTCAATATTTCATACAATGCAGTTCAGCAGGATTTGACTAAATTACAAATTGGTCGAACGGGGAATGCAATGCTTGTCTCGACTGATGGGGTAGTAGTTGCTTCGAAAAATAAAAAGTTAATTGGCAAGAATATTTCTAAAAGGGTTATTTTTAAGAAAGCTAAATTAGCAAATTCAATCAAAGGTAATTTTTTGCCAAAACATGATACGGCGATTCAACGAGTTTATTATCGAAAAAACCTTAATAGCTCAACGATTGGATTAGCCCAAACTCAAAAAGATGAAATTAAACCGGAGTTATCAGCGATTGTAAAAATATCAATTGTAGTAGCAATTGTTATGGTGATTTTGATTATCTTAATGGCAAGTTCAATCACCATGTTGGTCAAACGAATAATTAATGTTTTTGTATCATCGCTTGAAAAAGTAGGTTTAGGTAAATTTCAAAAAATATCGACGAAATCAATTAAAAATGAAACTGCAGTTGATAAATTTGTTATAAGAGCGGTTATTGCTGATCGGAATGGAAGTGAGATTCAACGATTAACAGCCCATTATAATGAAATGATTAATTCAATCAGCGAATTAGTTAATGGTATTCAGCAAGAAGGTAATAAGGTATCCGAAATGTCGGTTTCTTTACTGGGGTTGTCCAAACAAACAAGTAAGGCCACTGATGAAGTAGCCCAGACTATCACTGGAATAGCTAATGTGACAAGCAGTCAAGCTGAAGAAACCCAAAAAAGTGTTGCACAGCTACAAAGCTTATCAGTAATAGTAAAAGATATGCGGGATAATGTCGTCAGCATCAATGAAAAATCAGAGGAATCTTCGAAGTTCAATCAAAGCAATATTTTAGTTGCTAACGAAGTGAAAGATAATTGGCACCATGAATTGAGTAAAATGCAGCAGTTGACTCAGAATATGAGTGCAACTAATGCTAATATTCAAAATATTGGAAAAATTGTTAATGTTATTAATGGGATTTCTCATCAAACCAATTTGTTGGCATTGAATGCTTCAATTGAGGCTGCTAGTGCCGGAGAAGCGGGAAAAGGTTTTGCAGTGGTTGCTGCTGAAATTCGCAAATTATCGGAACAAAGTAAAAGTTCAACAAAAGAAATTGAAGAATTGATCGATAAGATTCGCACTCAGTCACAACAAATGGTTAAACAAACGACAGATTCGTTAGCAGGAGGTCAGAAGCAAACAGATTTAATTGTAAAATCAATTGAATCTTCTCAAGAAGTTTCCAAACGCAGTGAGTTAATGATTACAGAAATTCGTAAATTGACCAAATCAAGTCAGAAAATAGTTATGATTCAAAATAAGGTTTTGGAAAATTTGGAGAATATTTCAGCGTCAACCGAAGAAAACTCTGCGGGAACCGAAGAAGTTTCAGCTAATTCCGAGGAAGTTTTAGCAACCATGGAAGAATTCACCGGACATATTGCTGATTTAAATAAAATAGCTGATCAATTGCAAAAAAAATTAGCTAAGCAATTCCAAATAATATCGGATTAA
- a CDS encoding sodium:solute symporter family protein: protein MSLLSSQAVLIIIGVAIVYIIFTGYLSLRWSGHSNNEFMTGNKNLPTFVVAVLLMSEFIGAMSTIGAAQTAFTSGFAAAWSILAAVVGFILYGLLFADKLYKTGGFTISHAIEQKYGKSTKIIVSIIMIYALLLVNVNNYISGASILSEILQLKLPLAMIIIGVISTFYFCIGGMKSVAYVTVIHTFLKYVGIIVVFIAALMMTKGIAPIKAALPAYYFSATGHVGLATIIGWIITITGAIFSTQFIVQAISSSRNSHEARKASFIAALLAFPLGLMVAVIGICARYLFPKINNLYALTIFLRHINVWLSALVATGLLASVFIGVSAVALGIVSLIVDDFYVPHWKPTPEKQLKVTRIISLVVGFTPLVFAFATPQILALSFFTKALRVSITIVAVVAFYLPAFSDTKGANIALVGTTFISTAWFLLGDPFGISDIYVALLSPLILMLLWRMFEIFTKNTGNKALHQEK from the coding sequence ATGTCACTTTTAAGTTCTCAAGCAGTTTTAATAATTATAGGTGTCGCAATAGTCTATATCATTTTTACAGGTTATTTGAGTTTAAGATGGAGTGGTCATTCTAACAATGAATTTATGACGGGAAATAAAAATTTGCCGACTTTTGTTGTAGCAGTGCTCCTAATGTCAGAGTTTATTGGGGCAATGTCAACTATTGGTGCCGCGCAAACAGCATTTACATCAGGATTTGCTGCCGCTTGGTCGATTTTAGCTGCAGTAGTTGGTTTCATTTTGTACGGTCTTTTATTTGCGGACAAACTTTACAAAACAGGTGGTTTTACAATTTCACATGCAATTGAGCAAAAGTATGGTAAATCAACTAAAATAATTGTTTCGATTATTATGATTTATGCTCTGCTGTTGGTAAATGTTAATAATTATATCAGTGGAGCAAGTATTTTGTCAGAAATTTTACAGTTGAAATTGCCGTTGGCGATGATTATTATTGGGGTTATCAGTACATTTTACTTTTGCATAGGTGGGATGAAAAGTGTAGCCTATGTCACAGTTATTCATACTTTTTTAAAATATGTTGGGATCATAGTTGTTTTCATTGCTGCTTTGATGATGACCAAGGGAATTGCTCCAATTAAAGCGGCTTTGCCAGCGTATTATTTCTCAGCAACAGGGCATGTAGGATTAGCTACAATTATTGGCTGGATAATAACAATTACAGGGGCAATATTTTCAACACAGTTTATTGTCCAGGCAATTTCATCTTCTCGAAATAGTCATGAGGCACGAAAAGCTTCTTTTATTGCCGCCTTGTTAGCATTTCCACTTGGACTGATGGTAGCTGTAATTGGAATATGCGCGCGATATCTTTTTCCTAAAATCAATAATTTGTATGCGCTTACAATATTTTTGCGTCACATTAATGTTTGGTTATCTGCTTTGGTAGCAACAGGACTACTAGCATCAGTCTTTATCGGGGTTAGCGCGGTTGCGTTAGGGATTGTTTCTTTAATTGTAGATGATTTTTATGTACCACATTGGAAGCCAACACCAGAAAAACAACTAAAAGTTACGCGAATTATTTCTTTGGTTGTTGGTTTTACACCATTAGTTTTTGCATTTGCTACACCGCAAATTCTTGCATTATCATTTTTCACAAAGGCGTTACGAGTGTCAATCACGATTGTAGCAGTTGTGGCTTTTTACCTGCCAGCTTTCAGTGATACTAAAGGAGCAAATATTGCATTAGTTGGGACAACATTTATTTCCACAGCTTGGTTTTTATTAGGAGATCCATTCGGAATCAGTGATATTTATGTAGCATTATTATCGCCATTGATTTTGATGCTCCTTTGGAGAATGTTTGAAATTTTTACCAAAAATACAGGTAATAAAGCGTTACACCAAGAAAAATAA
- a CDS encoding peptide ABC transporter substrate-binding protein, translated as MKLGKKFGLGIVVASCLLLAACGKSASSSAGNLADKQVINWDEPSELPTMNISTATDTISFDMLNNTGEGLYRIGKKSKIEPGIAKTTKVSNNGLKYTFTLRKNAKWSNGDQVTAKDFVYSWQRTVKPATGAEYSYLFDGIKNADAIVAGKKSANTLGIKAEGNYKLVITLEKHVPYFKLLMGFPVFFPQNKATVEKYGSKYGTASKYSVYNGPYVMKGWTGSNLTWSLRKNKDYWDKKAVKLSQINFAVNKSTSTSYNLYQSGKLDETLLGAEQAKQLSNSKDFTPRKESRISYLEYNQTQKEFQNKKIREAISLAINRTQLVKKVLGDGSTTAPGIVSSGLASYQGKDFATAAKTSAGISYNKQKAQKLWQEGLKELGVKKFDFTLLADDTDSAKNVSEYIQSQLEENLPGINVSVENVPFKTRLTRAENGNFQVVLSGWGADFSDPITFLQLFTSGNSYNDGKWKNSQYDKLIDASGTTNATNGSKRWQNMIDAAKILMQDQGVAPLYQQTQATLVKPKVKGVIYNSAGVSYNFKDAYVTK; from the coding sequence ATGAAATTGGGGAAAAAATTTGGATTAGGGATTGTTGTTGCAAGTTGTCTTTTATTAGCAGCTTGTGGAAAATCTGCCTCTAGCTCGGCCGGAAACTTAGCTGACAAACAGGTTATTAATTGGGATGAGCCATCTGAACTACCAACTATGAATATCTCAACGGCTACCGACACAATCAGTTTTGACATGCTGAATAATACTGGTGAGGGTTTGTATCGCATCGGCAAAAAGAGCAAAATTGAACCGGGAATTGCTAAAACAACCAAGGTTTCAAACAATGGGTTGAAATATACCTTTACACTTCGAAAAAATGCTAAATGGAGTAATGGTGACCAAGTAACTGCTAAAGACTTTGTTTATTCCTGGCAACGAACAGTCAAACCAGCAACTGGGGCAGAATATTCATACTTGTTTGATGGTATCAAAAATGCTGATGCCATTGTAGCTGGTAAAAAGTCTGCTAATACTTTAGGTATAAAAGCCGAGGGCAACTATAAGTTAGTAATCACCTTAGAAAAACACGTTCCTTATTTCAAGTTACTAATGGGATTTCCTGTCTTTTTTCCACAAAACAAAGCAACCGTTGAAAAGTATGGCAGTAAGTATGGCACTGCTTCAAAATATTCTGTCTATAATGGTCCCTATGTTATGAAAGGATGGACTGGTTCCAACTTAACTTGGAGTCTCCGGAAAAACAAAGACTATTGGGATAAGAAAGCCGTTAAACTCAGTCAGATTAACTTTGCCGTTAATAAGAGTACTTCTACCAGTTACAATCTCTATCAAAGTGGCAAGTTAGATGAAACATTGTTAGGAGCTGAACAGGCAAAACAACTATCAAATTCAAAAGACTTCACACCACGAAAAGAGTCAAGAATCAGTTACTTGGAATATAACCAAACACAAAAAGAGTTCCAGAATAAAAAAATTCGTGAAGCTATTTCACTAGCAATCAACCGAACTCAATTAGTCAAAAAAGTTCTAGGAGATGGTTCAACAACTGCTCCCGGAATTGTTTCTAGCGGATTAGCCTCTTATCAAGGTAAAGATTTTGCAACAGCTGCTAAAACATCAGCTGGTATCAGCTATAATAAGCAAAAAGCTCAAAAACTCTGGCAAGAAGGATTAAAAGAACTGGGAGTCAAAAAATTTGATTTCACGCTTCTAGCTGATGATACCGATAGTGCCAAAAATGTTTCCGAGTACATCCAAAGCCAGTTAGAAGAAAACTTGCCAGGAATTAATGTATCTGTCGAAAATGTTCCTTTCAAAACTCGTTTAACTCGAGCGGAAAATGGAAACTTCCAAGTCGTCTTATCAGGTTGGGGCGCCGATTTTAGCGATCCAATTACCTTTTTACAATTGTTCACCTCAGGGAATTCATATAATGATGGCAAATGGAAAAACAGCCAGTACGATAAGTTGATTGATGCATCTGGAACCACTAATGCAACTAATGGAAGTAAACGTTGGCAAAATATGATCGATGCAGCAAAAATTTTGATGCAAGATCAAGGTGTTGCTCCACTTTACCAACAAACACAAGCAACTTTAGTTAAACCAAAAGTTAAAGGCGTTATTTATAACTCAGCTGGTGTCAGTTATAATTTCAAAGATGCTTATGTTACAAAATAA
- a CDS encoding VOC family protein has protein sequence MVKHSEILGINHLGLTVPDVDQATQFLKAAFGAKLAYASLTQQDSPRQGMEVERQLGLAPGSKIVRQQMVVIGKGPSLELFEIQTDQQQSPATLGDQGITHFSIFVNDLNTALDKAVAAGATALSEIHGNSKYEDTPGNGSVYVKAPWGTLIELQTIPNGYYYPSNSEAKLWLPTD, from the coding sequence ATGGTTAAACATTCGGAAATTCTAGGCATTAATCATTTAGGTTTAACAGTTCCAGATGTTGATCAGGCAACGCAGTTTTTGAAAGCTGCTTTTGGAGCTAAACTAGCTTACGCCTCCTTGACTCAACAAGATAGCCCTCGGCAAGGCATGGAGGTTGAGCGGCAATTGGGTTTAGCACCAGGCAGTAAAATTGTTCGGCAGCAAATGGTTGTGATTGGTAAGGGACCAAGCTTAGAACTTTTTGAAATTCAAACAGATCAGCAACAGTCACCAGCAACATTAGGTGACCAAGGTATTACCCATTTTTCAATTTTTGTTAATGATCTGAACACGGCCTTGGATAAAGCAGTTGCTGCTGGAGCAACTGCTTTATCAGAAATCCACGGGAACTCAAAGTATGAGGACACGCCAGGAAACGGCAGTGTCTATGTTAAAGCTCCTTGGGGAACTTTAATTGAATTACAAACTATCCCTAATGGTTATTACTATCCTTCAAATAGTGAAGCTAAACTTTGGTTACCAACTGACTAG
- a CDS encoding NAD(P)-dependent malic enzyme: protein MKQLNNEQLKVLKSHQQNIGVLEIKADLKIENRKDLSLAYTPGVAILAEIIKEFPETKNNYTMSGKLVAVITDGTAVLGLGNIGPISGLPVVEAKALIYKDLAGINALPLGIKQTNVLETVATIKNISDSFAGIHLEDIAAPRCFEIEERLQRELDIPVYHDDQEGTAIVVLAGLINAAKVCGKELKKMYILINGVGAAGVAIAKLLHAVGFENLTLLDQQGVITSQTITANKWQLEAASGTKRAVSGESLIDAIKGQDVFIGVSVGEILNSEMIKMMNSRPIIFALANPIPEIMPKTAVEAGAAIIATGSSEYPNQINNILVFPGMFKGLLEQGIKKITFELEEKIAQAIAGLVKDPSKNKIVPNVLDPKVVKTVSEVFKKIYN, encoded by the coding sequence ATGAAGCAGTTAAATAATGAGCAATTAAAAGTTTTAAAATCTCATCAACAAAATATTGGTGTTCTAGAAATTAAAGCGGATTTGAAAATTGAAAATCGAAAAGATTTAAGCTTGGCATATACACCTGGAGTAGCAATCTTAGCAGAAATAATTAAAGAATTTCCTGAAACCAAGAATAACTATACGATGAGTGGAAAATTAGTTGCAGTAATTACAGATGGAACGGCGGTTTTAGGTTTAGGAAATATCGGCCCAATTTCTGGGTTGCCAGTTGTTGAAGCAAAGGCGCTAATTTATAAAGATTTAGCGGGGATTAATGCTTTACCATTGGGAATTAAGCAAACTAACGTCTTAGAAACCGTTGCAACAATTAAGAATATTAGTGATAGTTTTGCTGGAATTCATTTGGAGGACATAGCAGCTCCTCGCTGTTTTGAAATTGAAGAAAGGCTGCAGCGTGAGTTAGATATACCGGTTTATCATGATGACCAAGAGGGAACAGCAATTGTGGTGTTAGCAGGCTTAATTAATGCTGCTAAGGTTTGTGGTAAAGAGTTGAAGAAGATGTATATTTTAATTAATGGAGTAGGGGCTGCTGGAGTAGCAATTGCCAAATTATTGCATGCGGTAGGATTTGAAAACCTAACGCTACTTGATCAACAAGGGGTGATTACTTCACAAACAATTACTGCAAACAAATGGCAACTTGAGGCAGCGAGCGGAACAAAAAGAGCTGTATCCGGTGAATCATTAATAGATGCAATAAAAGGCCAAGATGTATTTATTGGCGTTTCGGTTGGAGAAATATTGAATTCAGAAATGATAAAAATGATGAACTCTAGGCCAATTATTTTTGCGCTAGCCAACCCAATTCCAGAAATTATGCCTAAAACTGCAGTTGAGGCGGGAGCGGCTATTATCGCAACTGGGTCTAGTGAATATCCTAATCAAATTAATAATATTTTGGTTTTTCCAGGAATGTTTAAAGGATTACTTGAACAAGGAATTAAAAAAATAACTTTCGAACTTGAAGAAAAAATTGCTCAAGCGATTGCTGGACTAGTAAAGGATCCTTCTAAAAATAAAATAGTTCCCAATGTACTTGATCCAAAAGTAGTTAAAACTGTTTCGGAAGTTTTTAAAAAAATTTATAACTAA
- a CDS encoding asparaginase, with protein MKKILILHTGGTIAMSQNNDGAVVPNSNNPLDAFQNPFHGKLDLITEDLFNLPSPHIGPKEMLLIQQRIMQAVADGIDGIVVTHGTDTLEETAYFLDLTVPNDLPVVITGAMRSANEIGSDGLHNFQTAIQTAASDQAKGKGVLVVMNDEIHTARYVTKTHTTNVATFRTPTFGPIGLVTKNGAHFFEKLLLQSCHPIDHVIKHVYLIKAYAGMDPELLGMLANSATNGVVIEALGAGNLPPTVLPELKKILDRKIPVVLVSRCFNGIAQDVYGYDGGGIQLNNLGVTFCHGLNGQKARIKLLVGLSYGLKGKSLTDFVSDAVS; from the coding sequence ATGAAGAAAATCTTAATTTTGCATACAGGTGGCACAATTGCTATGTCACAAAATAATGATGGCGCAGTTGTTCCAAATTCAAATAACCCACTTGATGCATTTCAAAATCCTTTTCACGGAAAACTAGACTTAATAACAGAAGATCTCTTTAACCTACCTTCACCGCACATTGGGCCAAAAGAAATGCTGTTAATTCAACAACGAATTATGCAAGCTGTGGCAGATGGTATTGACGGTATTGTTGTAACTCATGGGACAGATACTTTAGAAGAAACAGCTTATTTTCTAGACTTAACTGTTCCAAATGATTTACCAGTTGTAATTACTGGTGCTATGCGCTCGGCTAATGAAATCGGTTCAGATGGTCTGCATAATTTTCAAACTGCTATTCAAACTGCTGCTAGTGATCAAGCCAAGGGAAAAGGTGTCTTAGTTGTCATGAATGATGAAATTCATACTGCACGTTATGTAACAAAAACGCATACAACGAATGTAGCGACTTTTCGAACCCCCACTTTTGGTCCAATTGGCTTAGTTACTAAAAACGGAGCTCATTTTTTTGAAAAATTACTATTACAAAGCTGTCATCCGATTGATCATGTAATTAAACATGTTTACTTAATTAAAGCATATGCTGGAATGGATCCAGAACTTCTGGGAATGTTAGCTAATTCAGCAACCAATGGCGTTGTAATTGAAGCATTAGGAGCCGGAAATTTACCACCTACTGTTTTGCCGGAGTTAAAAAAAATCTTAGACCGAAAAATTCCTGTTGTCCTAGTTTCTCGCTGTTTTAACGGAATTGCCCAAGATGTTTATGGTTACGATGGTGGTGGAATCCAGCTAAATAATTTAGGTGTTACTTTTTGTCATGGACTAAATGGGCAAAAAGCACGGATAAAGTTATTAGTTGGTCTGAGTTATGGTCTTAAAGGCAAATCGTTAACTGATTTTGTCAGTGACGCTGTATCTTAA
- a CDS encoding dihydrodipicolinate synthase family protein, with amino-acid sequence MSKNKTFKTIFPAIAVPFNEDYTINEPEFRKYINWIASIDGIDGVVCNGHTGEITALSREERKRVVEIVNEEAGDKLTIVSGVNSESTEGAIEMARDAKEAGADGILLMPPHMWLRFGMNPRAPFEYIKDVADGADIDIIIHLYPATTKAFYPIDTLLKMCTEIPHVKGVKMGTRVEPIYEHDIRVLRDKSPETVLLTCHDETLLSSMFPGMDGAIIGFAGCIPELITAAWKAYDHGNMEDIHHYDDLIYPMAQAIYGGGQPSGEAHARLKEALVQRGIFSNALMRKPVLPLSQEEKDWVAKGIRDSQVGKVDLLVK; translated from the coding sequence ATGTCAAAAAATAAAACATTCAAGACAATTTTTCCTGCTATAGCTGTACCTTTTAATGAAGATTATACAATTAATGAGCCCGAGTTCAGAAAGTACATCAATTGGATTGCTTCAATTGATGGAATTGATGGAGTTGTCTGCAACGGACATACCGGTGAAATCACCGCTTTAAGTCGAGAAGAAAGAAAAAGAGTTGTTGAAATAGTTAATGAAGAAGCTGGTGACAAATTAACAATTGTTTCTGGAGTTAACAGTGAGAGCACAGAAGGTGCTATTGAAATGGCACGTGACGCTAAAGAAGCTGGTGCAGATGGAATCTTATTGATGCCACCACATATGTGGTTAAGATTTGGAATGAATCCGCGAGCACCGTTTGAATATATTAAGGATGTTGCTGATGGTGCTGACATTGATATTATTATTCATCTTTATCCAGCGACAACTAAAGCCTTTTATCCAATTGATACCTTACTAAAAATGTGCACAGAAATCCCACATGTTAAAGGAGTCAAAATGGGGACACGAGTTGAACCAATCTATGAACATGATATTCGGGTATTACGTGACAAATCCCCAGAAACAGTTTTATTGACTTGCCATGATGAGACATTGTTAAGCTCAATGTTTCCAGGAATGGATGGAGCTATTATTGGATTTGCCGGTTGTATTCCAGAACTGATTACAGCTGCTTGGAAGGCATATGATCATGGAAATATGGAAGATATTCATCATTATGATGATTTAATCTACCCAATGGCACAAGCAATTTACGGTGGCGGTCAGCCTTCAGGAGAAGCGCATGCTCGTTTGAAAGAAGCTTTAGTACAACGCGGAATCTTCTCAAATGCCTTGATGCGTAAGCCAGTCTTACCTTTGAGCCAAGAAGAAAAAGACTGGGTAGCTAAAGGTATTCGTGATAGTCAAGTAGGAAAAGTCGATCTATTGGTAAAATAG